The Deltaproteobacteria bacterium genome window below encodes:
- the pabA gene encoding aminodeoxychorismate/anthranilate synthase component II: MILMIDNYDSFTFNLVQYFMELGEDVLVRRNDAIKVADIEKLAPGAIVVSPGPCDPPKAGISVEAIKAFAGKIPILGVCLGHQAIGYAFGGEIVKAPRLMHGKTSMIYHDGKTVFEGIPNPFEANRYHSLIVRKESLPECLEISAWTEMDEIMGLRHRELPVEGVQFHPESILTKAGKDILRNFLRTYQARETGK; the protein is encoded by the coding sequence ATGATACTCATGATAGACAACTACGATTCCTTTACCTTCAACCTGGTCCAGTATTTCATGGAGCTCGGTGAGGACGTTCTGGTAAGAAGGAATGACGCCATAAAGGTCGCGGACATCGAAAAGCTCGCGCCCGGCGCGATAGTCGTCTCTCCGGGGCCGTGCGACCCGCCCAAGGCCGGTATTTCGGTGGAGGCCATAAAGGCCTTTGCAGGGAAAATCCCCATACTCGGGGTCTGCCTCGGCCACCAGGCCATAGGCTACGCCTTCGGCGGGGAGATCGTTAAGGCCCCGCGCCTCATGCACGGGAAGACCTCGATGATATACCACGACGGGAAGACCGTATTCGAAGGGATACCGAATCCCTTCGAGGCGAACCGCTATCACTCGCTCATCGTAAGGAAGGAAAGCCTCCCCGAGTGCCTCGAGATAAGCGCCTGGACCGAGATGGACGAGATAATGGGCCTCCGGCACAGGGAGCTTCCGGTAGAAGGCGTCCAGTTCCACCCGGAGTCGATACTCACGAAGGCCGGGAAGGACATTCTCCGGAACTTCCTCCGGACATACCAGGCCAGGGAGACTGGGAAGTAA
- the trpD gene encoding anthranilate phosphoribosyltransferase: protein MIKEALSKVIKGTDLSESEMTGVMDEVMTGGASPAQIGALLTALRMKGETVEEITGAARVMREKATRIDAPEGAVDTCGTGGDESMTFNISTAAALVASAAGVTIAKHGNRSVSSRCGSADVLRALGVNIEAECARVEECIREAGIGFLFAPMLHGAMKYAAPVRREIGIRSVFNILGPLTNPAGSKRQVIGVYDPALTDTLAKVLFNLGSIRAFIVRGEDGLDEITLAAETKITELKDGSIHTYHLKPEDLGFERCAPGDLKGGGPDENADIILNVLRGGKGPARDVVILNAAAAITAAGSVPGFKEGVAAARGAIDSGKALEKLEKLKEISNR, encoded by the coding sequence ATGATCAAAGAAGCCCTCTCGAAGGTCATAAAGGGAACGGACTTAAGCGAGTCCGAGATGACAGGGGTCATGGACGAGGTCATGACCGGGGGGGCGAGCCCCGCCCAGATAGGGGCGCTCCTGACGGCGCTCCGGATGAAGGGCGAAACCGTCGAGGAGATAACGGGCGCTGCCAGGGTCATGCGCGAGAAGGCTACGAGGATAGACGCGCCCGAGGGCGCTGTCGATACCTGCGGGACCGGCGGTGACGAGTCCATGACCTTCAATATATCGACGGCTGCGGCGCTCGTAGCCTCTGCGGCCGGGGTCACAATAGCCAAGCACGGCAACCGCTCCGTTTCATCCAGATGCGGGAGCGCGGACGTTCTCCGGGCCCTTGGCGTCAACATAGAGGCCGAGTGCGCGAGGGTCGAGGAGTGCATACGGGAAGCCGGAATAGGCTTCCTCTTCGCGCCCATGCTCCATGGAGCCATGAAATACGCGGCGCCGGTAAGGAGGGAAATCGGCATAAGGAGCGTATTCAATATACTCGGCCCCCTCACGAATCCGGCGGGCTCTAAAAGGCAGGTAATCGGCGTCTACGACCCGGCGCTTACCGATACTCTCGCGAAGGTGCTCTTTAACCTCGGCTCAATCCGCGCCTTTATCGTCCGGGGCGAGGACGGCCTGGACGAGATAACGCTTGCCGCGGAGACGAAGATAACGGAGCTTAAGGACGGCTCCATCCATACCTATCACCTCAAGCCCGAGGACCTGGGCTTTGAGAGGTGCGCGCCTGGTGACCTTAAGGGCGGCGGGCCGGACGAGAACGCGGACATAATACTCAATGTCCTCCGGGGAGGAAAAGGCCCTGCAAGGGACGTCGTAATACTGAACGCGGCCGCCGCGATAACCGCGGCAGGCTCGGTACCGGGCTTTAAAGAGGGAGTTGCCGCCGCAAGGGGCGCCATAGATTCTGGCAAGGCCCTTGAGAAGCTCGAAAAGCTAAAGGAAATATCGAACAGATGA
- the trpE gene encoding anthranilate synthase component I, which produces MRRPIHCPSPEVFKELAKTRNIVPVVREILADTDTPVSAFMKIDGGGDAFLLESVEGGEKWGRYSILGNSPRKVIRGSGRKLEVIEDGKTNVLEGNPLDRIREMMSAYRPAEVEGAPRFSGGAIGYMGYDIVRHIEDLPDSTPRELGLDDIYLIFTDTFLVFDNVEHRIKIVSNAYMNEGDDPDEAYRKCVRKIDALVQKMRGPVPGTSSIREADTLSNEGQRLETASNFKREDFLRAVERIKEYIVEGDIFQAVISQRFSAPLACDPFEIYRALRVINPSPYMFFLRLGGATLVGSSPEILVRVEGGSVNVKPIAGTRKRGRDEDEDVSLEKDLLSDPKELSEHIMLVDLGRNDVGRVARAGTVEVDELMAVERYSHVMHIVSNVKGELVKGMGSFDALKACFPAGTLTGAPKVRAMEIIEELEPSKREVYGGCVGYLGFSGNMDMCIAIRTLVISGGRIHMQAGAGVVADSVPEKEFEETENKAKGMLKAVEMAMEGLF; this is translated from the coding sequence ATGAGAAGGCCCATCCACTGCCCTTCCCCCGAAGTATTCAAGGAATTAGCCAAAACGCGCAACATTGTGCCCGTCGTGAGGGAGATCCTCGCGGACACCGACACCCCGGTCTCCGCCTTCATGAAGATCGACGGAGGCGGCGACGCGTTCCTCCTCGAAAGCGTCGAAGGCGGCGAAAAATGGGGCAGGTACAGCATCCTCGGCAACTCCCCGAGAAAGGTCATAAGGGGCTCCGGCAGAAAGCTTGAGGTAATCGAGGACGGAAAAACGAACGTCCTTGAAGGTAACCCGCTCGACCGCATCCGGGAGATGATGTCGGCCTACAGGCCCGCCGAGGTCGAGGGCGCGCCCAGGTTCTCGGGCGGCGCTATCGGCTACATGGGCTATGACATAGTCCGCCACATAGAGGACCTCCCGGACTCGACGCCCAGGGAGCTGGGCCTCGATGACATATACCTTATATTCACCGATACCTTCCTCGTCTTCGACAACGTCGAGCACAGGATAAAGATAGTCTCGAACGCATACATGAACGAGGGAGACGACCCCGACGAGGCCTACAGGAAATGCGTCCGGAAGATAGACGCGCTGGTCCAGAAGATGAGGGGGCCGGTGCCGGGGACGTCTTCCATAAGAGAGGCGGATACGCTATCGAACGAGGGGCAAAGGCTTGAGACCGCCTCGAATTTCAAAAGGGAGGACTTCCTCCGGGCGGTAGAGCGCATAAAGGAGTACATAGTCGAGGGCGACATATTCCAGGCGGTAATATCGCAGAGGTTCTCCGCCCCTCTCGCTTGCGACCCGTTCGAGATCTATCGGGCATTGAGGGTCATAAACCCCTCACCCTACATGTTCTTCCTCAGGCTCGGGGGCGCTACCCTCGTCGGCTCCTCTCCGGAGATACTCGTCCGGGTCGAGGGCGGAAGCGTGAACGTAAAGCCGATAGCGGGCACGCGGAAGAGGGGCAGGGACGAGGACGAAGACGTATCGCTCGAAAAAGACCTCCTTTCAGACCCCAAGGAACTGTCCGAGCATATCATGCTCGTGGACCTCGGGAGAAACGACGTGGGCAGGGTCGCGAGGGCCGGAACGGTCGAGGTCGACGAGCTAATGGCCGTGGAGAGGTACTCGCATGTCATGCACATAGTCTCTAACGTGAAGGGCGAGCTCGTAAAGGGCATGGGCTCGTTCGACGCCTTGAAGGCCTGCTTCCCGGCGGGCACCCTCACCGGCGCGCCAAAGGTGCGGGCCATGGAGATAATAGAGGAGCTCGAGCCCTCGAAGAGGGAGGTCTACGGCGGCTGCGTGGGCTACCTCGGTTTTTCAGGCAACATGGACATGTGCATAGCCATAAGGACCCTCGTCATATCGGGCGGCCGCATACACATGCAGGCCGGAGCGGGGGTGGTAGCCGACTCGGTCCCGGAGAAGGAATTCGAGGAGACCGAGAACAAGGCAAAAGGCATGCTCAAGGCGGTCGAGATGGCAATGGAAGGGCTTTTCTGA
- a CDS encoding HAMP domain-containing protein, giving the protein MFRQGLKSKILTLTIGLTLIGFGALIYLVINEEEKSLLRERFNASELMAQPILHTIYKDMLDERADMPRFLIEGLKTIKGVERVQLIRSNGVEEAFQDFKTLEAVKAEFGEIKPEWLVDHPNKLNNVAKGINNPDFKKVLQAFNEGQKEAAWYIESEGDRNLFTYLRPIEYRPKCSSCHEHEEAARGVLMITTSLDGMYGILEGARNKWIFYGLLTMSAIAVMLSFLVSGVITRPIDRAVVMLKAIAEGKGDLTKRLEISSNDEIGLLGRWFNKFVEGMQTMVSDIFGISREVSAASRQIGASSAKIIDAAKKQLQAAEDTSASIQEMDASIKTVAEEAEALRSSSSEVSESVRTMSGSVEDVKVNIEKLFISGSSTTSSINEIAVSINQVASHVDELFKNTEDVVSSIIDIGENVKEVEAYSRNQAELAERVRVDAEDLGMASVVKTREGIEKVSEEVASTALVVNRLGERSKEIGKILTVINDIADTTHLLALNATILAAQAGEHGKGFAVVARQVKELATKTTSSTKEIAGLITQVQSEVSVAVESMRRSSEKVEDGVLLSRNAQEALIKILDSSRRSFEMAKLIEKATIEQTRGTGQIASAVQVMSHMVGDIKNAAGEQSHAAKEILKDTAQMREFMEKVKSSTMEQARETRRVAEAIFRVLEKISKVADTTSEQMVFSKRIVNAVDTIKKTAEDNATLAARLERTVEEMNREADALKSTVANFKA; this is encoded by the coding sequence ATGTTCCGGCAAGGCTTGAAATCCAAGATACTGACCCTTACCATCGGGCTCACCCTTATCGGCTTCGGGGCGCTCATCTATCTCGTCATAAACGAGGAGGAGAAGAGCCTCTTAAGAGAGCGCTTCAACGCGAGCGAGCTCATGGCCCAGCCCATACTCCATACCATCTACAAGGACATGCTCGACGAGCGTGCGGACATGCCGCGCTTTCTCATAGAGGGCCTGAAGACCATCAAGGGGGTAGAGCGGGTCCAGCTCATAAGATCCAACGGCGTCGAGGAGGCCTTCCAGGACTTCAAGACCCTCGAGGCGGTAAAGGCCGAGTTCGGCGAGATAAAGCCGGAATGGCTCGTCGACCACCCCAATAAGCTCAACAACGTCGCCAAGGGCATAAACAATCCCGATTTCAAGAAGGTCCTCCAGGCCTTCAATGAGGGGCAGAAGGAGGCGGCCTGGTATATCGAAAGCGAGGGGGACAGGAACCTTTTCACTTATCTCCGTCCGATAGAGTACAGGCCCAAATGCTCGTCCTGTCACGAGCACGAGGAGGCGGCGAGGGGGGTCCTCATGATAACCACCTCGCTCGACGGGATGTACGGCATTCTGGAGGGGGCGAGGAACAAGTGGATCTTCTACGGCCTCCTTACCATGAGCGCCATAGCCGTGATGCTGAGCTTCCTGGTTTCCGGCGTCATAACCCGCCCCATTGACCGGGCGGTTGTGATGCTGAAGGCAATAGCCGAGGGCAAGGGCGACCTTACGAAGAGGCTTGAGATAAGCTCGAATGACGAGATAGGACTCCTCGGCAGGTGGTTCAACAAGTTCGTGGAAGGGATGCAGACGATGGTGAGCGACATCTTCGGCATCTCCAGGGAGGTATCCGCGGCCTCTAGGCAGATAGGCGCGTCCTCCGCCAAGATAATAGACGCTGCAAAAAAACAGCTCCAGGCCGCCGAGGATACCTCCGCTTCCATACAGGAAATGGACGCGTCCATAAAAACGGTCGCAGAGGAGGCCGAGGCCCTCAGGAGCTCCTCGAGCGAGGTCTCGGAGTCGGTCCGCACCATGTCCGGCTCGGTCGAGGATGTGAAGGTCAACATAGAAAAGCTCTTCATCTCCGGCTCGTCGACCACTTCGTCGATAAACGAGATTGCGGTCTCGATAAACCAGGTCGCTTCCCACGTGGACGAGCTCTTTAAGAACACCGAGGACGTCGTCTCCTCCATCATCGACATAGGAGAGAACGTCAAGGAGGTCGAGGCCTACTCGAGAAACCAGGCCGAGCTCGCGGAAAGGGTCAGGGTGGACGCCGAGGACCTCGGCATGGCCTCTGTCGTGAAGACGAGAGAGGGGATAGAAAAGGTGAGCGAGGAGGTGGCCTCCACTGCCCTCGTCGTAAACCGCCTCGGCGAGAGGTCCAAGGAGATAGGGAAGATACTTACCGTCATAAACGACATAGCGGATACGACCCACCTCCTCGCGTTGAACGCCACCATACTCGCGGCCCAGGCCGGGGAGCACGGCAAGGGGTTCGCGGTCGTGGCCCGCCAGGTAAAGGAGCTCGCGACAAAGACGACCTCCTCCACAAAGGAGATAGCCGGCCTTATAACCCAGGTGCAAAGCGAGGTCTCGGTGGCGGTCGAGTCCATGAGGAGGAGCTCGGAGAAGGTCGAGGACGGGGTGCTCCTTTCGAGGAACGCGCAGGAGGCGCTCATAAAGATCCTCGATTCGTCGCGGAGGTCCTTCGAGATGGCCAAGCTCATCGAGAAGGCCACCATAGAGCAGACCAGGGGCACGGGCCAGATCGCGAGCGCCGTGCAGGTGATGAGCCACATGGTCGGAGATATAAAGAACGCGGCGGGAGAGCAGTCCCACGCGGCCAAGGAGATCCTGAAGGACACGGCCCAGATGCGCGAGTTCATGGAGAAGGTCAAGAGCTCGACTATGGAGCAGGCCCGGGAGACGAGGAGGGTCGCCGAGGCGATATTCAGGGTGCTCGAGAAGATATCGAAGGTGGCCGACACTACCTCCGAACAGATGGTCTTCTCGAAAAGGATAGTGAACGCTGTCGATACCATAAAGAAGACCGCGGAGGACAACGCGACCTTGGCTGCAAGGCTCGAGAGGACGGTCGAGGAGATGAACAGGGAGGCTGACGCGTTGAAGAGCACGGTTGCGAACTTCAAGGCGTAG
- the trpC gene encoding indole-3-glycerol phosphate synthase TrpC — protein sequence MILDEILQNKRLEIEKAKAEFPIDGIMDKLPKVPRPKDFERAIAYRGGADRIRIIAEIKRGSPSKGMIREYFVPAEIARGYIEGGAAAISVITDEKFFMGKLEYLTALRGNIRLPLLRKDFIIDEYQVYESRVSGADALLLIVAALPKDELKKLLDLTCSLGMSALVEVHDETELETALDVGARIIGVNNRDLKTFKTDLETTIRLAPYVPKDRVLVSESGINTHEDILRLRECGVEAFLIGEALMREENFRKKLRELRGVKEYTGKDMWNHKP from the coding sequence ATGATACTCGACGAGATACTTCAAAACAAAAGACTGGAAATAGAGAAGGCAAAGGCCGAGTTCCCCATTGACGGCATAATGGATAAGCTCCCCAAGGTGCCCAGGCCCAAGGACTTCGAGAGGGCCATCGCCTACAGGGGCGGCGCGGACCGCATACGGATAATAGCCGAGATAAAAAGGGGCTCCCCCTCGAAGGGGATGATAAGGGAATACTTCGTGCCCGCGGAGATAGCCCGCGGCTACATCGAGGGAGGGGCCGCGGCCATCTCGGTCATAACCGACGAGAAGTTCTTCATGGGTAAGCTCGAGTATCTCACGGCCTTGAGAGGCAACATAAGGCTACCGCTCCTACGAAAGGACTTCATAATAGACGAGTACCAGGTCTATGAATCGAGGGTATCCGGAGCTGACGCGCTCCTCCTTATTGTCGCGGCACTTCCGAAGGACGAGCTTAAAAAACTCCTCGACCTCACCTGTTCGCTCGGCATGTCCGCACTTGTCGAGGTGCACGATGAGACAGAGCTTGAAACGGCTTTGGACGTAGGGGCCAGGATAATCGGCGTCAACAACAGGGACTTGAAGACCTTCAAGACCGACCTTGAGACGACGATAAGGCTCGCCCCGTACGTGCCGAAGGACAGGGTCCTAGTAAGCGAGAGCGGCATAAACACGCACGAGGACATACTGAGGCTCAGGGAATGCGGGGTCGAGGCCTTCCTCATAGGAGAGGCGCTCATGAGGGAGGAGAACTTCAGAAAGAAGCTGAGGGAACTTAGAGGTGTCAAAGAGTATACGGGTAAAGATATGTGGAATCACAAACCTTGA